One window of Trifolium pratense cultivar HEN17-A07 linkage group LG5, ARS_RC_1.1, whole genome shotgun sequence genomic DNA carries:
- the LOC123886183 gene encoding F-box/kelch-repeat protein At3g23880-like codes for MRDNYQSNTAKCHQEPPPFLPDELIFHILLWLPVRFLLQLKCVCKSWKTLISDPQFTKSHLHSITLNPTITHQRLFSSLLINEHCKIVSFPMKPLFENPSEHANTVKFRMEHRFRILGSCNGLLCLFDLNQGYVKLWNPCIRFESKKSPIIDCYDKYMLITYHGFGYDHVNDKYKVLVRVRRSRSCFIEYVTKMYTFGENSWTTIHDFRGTPPISWIGKFVSGTLNWLIAKKDVNSNQTMILSFDLENETYNEVLLPRSFIIGHDAGKVLHPTPLLGVLSNCLCVCFNSNKTHWDIWLMKKYGVAESWTRLMMIPQRQFPICEMLYSFDDLLFILENGTVLVASPSKSILYNLDNARLNYPSIFNKLRQVPHIYHASLVSPRC; via the coding sequence ATGAGGGATAACTACCAAAGCAACACCGCCAAGTGCCACCAAGAACCACCGCCGTTTTTGCCGGATGAACTCATCTTTCATATCCTCCTGTGGCTTCCGGTAAGATTCCTTCTGCAATTGAAGTGTGTTTGCAAATCATGGAAAACCCTAATCTCTGATCCCCAATTCACAAAGAGCCACCTTCATAGCATAACCTTGAATCCAACCATAACACATCAACGAttattttcttctcttcttaTCAATGAACATTGCAAAATCGTATCTTTCCCTATGAAGCCATTGTTCGAAAATCCATCAGAACATGCTAATACTGTTAAGTTCAGAATGGAACACAGGTTTCGTATTCTTGGTTCTTGCAATGGGCTGTTGTGTCTGTTTGATCTTAATCAAGGTTATGTTAAATTGTGGAACCCTTGTATCAGATTCGAATCCaaaaaatctccaattattgATTGTTATGATAAATATATGTTAATCACATATCATGGCTTTGGCTATGATCATGTTAATGACAAGTACAAGGTGCTAGTAAGGGTGCGTCGCAGCCGTTCTTGTTTTATTGAATATGTGACAAAAATGTATACTTTTGGTGAAAATTCTTGGACAACTATTCATGATTTCCGTGGTACTCCTCCCATTAGCTGGATAGGGAAATTTGTGAGTGGCACTCTAAATTGGCTAATAGCTAAAAAAGATGTTAATTCTAACCAAACTATGATTCTTTCGTTTGATCTTGAGAATGAGACTTATAACGAAGTGTTGCTGCCAAGGTCCTTCATTATTGGACATGATGCTGGCAAGGTCCTCCATCCTACTCCTCTGCTTGGTGTTTTGAGTAATTGTCTTTGTGTGTGTTTTAACTCCAACAAAACTCATTGGGATATTTGGCTGATGAAAAAATATGGAGTTGCCGAGTCCTGGACTAGATTGATGATGATCCCTCAAAGGCAGTTCCCGATTTGTGAAATGTTGTATTCCTTTGACGACCTTTTGTTCATTTTAGAAAATGGTACTGTTCTCGTGGCATCGCCTTCCAAATCAATCTTGTATAACTTAGATAATGCCAGGCTAAATTATCCATCGATTTTTAATAAACTTCGGCAAGTTCCACATATTTACCATGCAAGTCTTGTATCACCGCGATGCTAA